One part of the Quercus lobata isolate SW786 chromosome 7, ValleyOak3.0 Primary Assembly, whole genome shotgun sequence genome encodes these proteins:
- the LOC115951564 gene encoding probable disease resistance protein At4g27220 — MEIANSILAKFGEFLVKPLVKQFWLLIHHKSNLENLKEQSRTLCAERADVQLKVDRARWNGEVISPVVKLWVQEVDKIIEGLPRFIEEANRIAESGWFPNLKSRYSMSRKAKKMTRAIVNLLQKKFDSVSHSAAPQGIGSSSIEGFKGFQSRIKLTIRVLEALRDDKINMIAICGMGGIGKTTMAKEVAKRAKDDKLFDEVAMAVVSQNQDLRKIQGQIAEMLGLKLVEENSLVRKERLKKRLMDNKSILVILDDVWDVLDLEAVGIPYGGQHNRCKILLTSRSEEACIQMKTQKIFPIKVLTEEEAWSLLRDKAGNCIDTPNLRPIAKEVAKECGGLPVTIITVGRALENKSKVEWNAALQQLKKSIPKNIPGLDSKVYSSMELSYNYLGSDEAKSCLLLCCLFPEDHDIPIEYLVRYGMGRRLFERIDNVAEARNRVHAIVKNLKRLSLLLDGGKVECVKMHDVVRDFAISKAEEPGFLVESDNKMEEWPEKDKYGHYKAISLMSREMKNHPEDIECPKLELLQLSCSKLTTQMFPANLFKGMKELKVLSMQGMSFLSLPQSIRILENLRTLHLDYCKFEDVSAIGALKKLEMLSFFGSRIRELPGETKNLSHLKLLDLSKCFDLQRIPPGLLSSLSRLEELYMGEVLMEWEPTEGNREGEGSNASLAELMSFSHRLMALEICIQNPKSFPKDFLFKNHMTRFHIFTGNLISGGFYRPPLTDQFQYQSHDYLFENNLVLWGIDMREIPESPMLHQLLQKSEILELREVKNLKNILYELDQKGFQCLKVLSVRHSKDVEYVIDTTSDQTLQSALPILESLQLSYLIELKEICHGLSKCSSLKNVRSDSQLAFFGNLKSLRLSKCSRLKNVFTLSIARGLVKLQELEIERCDCMEEIFPKEGEEDEMAFDRIKFPQLTSIRIYCLPKLIGFCAAGDPAVKISHKFFSSKTILWSLNLENLKLNEADSLRVIFDLEGLKVDHDHQRLAVLAQLKTLGLWSLSKLREVWNNVPRGVQGFQNLTSIIVDRCHCLSYLFPSSVAKLLVELQSITVDECAAIENIVQRDGEEEEADIIVFPKLTSFDLIGLPSLVSLSTGAYSFAWLSMKKIDMKSCPKVKTFGSEIWSLKKQKKTNGDRSTTKKSQRSSSVNKERTLTKLKDPRASDIDNPSKIQSLFPSHIIERLKNLESIVLQGCQLLEVIFQFEELDFEESEVASVLDQLRELNLYNLPNLMHIWKKGPERIRGFGNLRLLVVWECNNLTYLFSPSIAKLLVMLEEIQVTKCKKIEEILIRAREEEKEEKSLFHKVNSILLRDLPNLKCFCNEANAFEWPSLKKMMVIRCPNLRMFVPSNLKTPELEGVYEDIEFKTSQWKGDLNATIEHIFKRKRIGKKKGKKWEV; from the exons atggaaattGCTAATTCAATTCTAGCAAAATTTGGAGAATTCTTGGTGAAACCCCTTGTAAAACAGTTTTGGCTTCTGATTCACCACAAAAGCAACTTGGAGAATCTCAAAGAACAATCTCGGACGCTGTGTGCTGAGAGGGCTGATGTGCAATTAAAGGTTGACAGAGCCAGATGGAATGGAGAGGTAATCTCACCTGTGGTTAAGTTGTGGGTACAAGAGGTGGATAAGATCATTGAAGGTCTGCCGAGATTCATAGAAGAAGCAAATAGGATAGCCGAGAGTGGGTGGTTTCCAAATCTGAAGTCCCGTTATTCCATGAGTAGGAAAGCTAAGAAGATGACCCGGGCCATTGTTAATCTTCTACAGAAGAAATTTGATAGTGTATCGCATTCTGCAGCTCCACAGGGAATAGGATCATCATCCATAGAAGGTTTTAAGGGTTTTCAATCAAGAATAAAATTGACAATCAGAGTTTTAGAGGCTCTAAGGGATGACAAGATCAACATGATTGCAATATGCGGTATGGGGGGGATAGGAAAAACAACAATGGCAAAAGAGGTAGCGAAAAGAGCAAAAGATGATAAGTTATTTGATGAAGTTGCAATGGCAGTGGTGTCCCAGAATCAAGACTTGAGAAAGATTCAAGGTCAAATTGCGGAGATGCTAGGTTTGAAACTTGTTGAAGAGAATTCacttgtaagaaaagaaagattaaaaaaaagactaatgGATAACAAGAGTATCCTTGTAATATTGGATGATGTTTGGGATGTACTTGATCTAGAGGCAGTAGGAATTCCTTATGGAGGACAGCACAATAGATGCAAAATCTTGTTGACATCACGAAGTGAAGAAGCTTGCATTCAAATGAAAACTCAGAAGATTTTTCCAATCAAAGTCTTAACTGAAGAAGAAGCGTGGAGTCTTTTGAGAGATAAGGCAGGTAATTGTATTGATACTCCCAATCTACGTCCAATAGCAAAGGAGGTTGCAAAGGAATGTGGAGGTCTACCTGTTACTATTATAACTGTTGGAAGAGCGCTAGAAAACAAAAGCAAGGTAGAGTGGAATGCTGCTCTTCAGCAGCTTAAAAAGTCTATCCCGAAAAATATTCCTGGTCTAGATTCAAAGGTCTATTCCAGCATGGAGCTCAGTTACAATTATTTAGGAAGTGATGAAGCTAAGTCATGCCTTTTGCTATGCTGTTTATTTCCAGAAGATCATGATATTCCCATTGAATATTTGGTCAGATATGGAATGGGACGAAGGTTGTTTGAAAGGATTGATAATGTGGCAGAAGCAAGAAATAGAGTTCATGCAATTgttaaaaatcttaaaagatTGTCTCTACTGTTGGATGGTGGGAAGGTAGAATGTGTCAAAATGCATGATGTTGTACGGGATTTTGCCATATCAAAGGCAGAGGAACCTGGTTTTCTGGTAGAAAGTGATAATAAAATGGAAGAATGGCCAGAGAAAGATAAATATGGACATTATAAAGCAATTTCCCTTATGTCTCGAGAAATGAAAAATCATCCTGAAGACATAGAGTGTCCGAAGCTTGAGCTTCTGCAGCTATCATGTAGCAAACTTACTACACAGATGTTCCCAGCCAATCTTTTTAAAGGGATGAAGGAACTGAAGGTATTGTCCATGCAAGGTATGTCCTTTCTGTCACTACCACAATCAATCCGGATTCTTGAGAACCTTCGGACACTGCATTTGGATTATTGTAAATTCGAAGATGTATCTGCAATTGGAGCACTTAAGAAACTAGAAATGCTTAGCTTTTTTGGTTCTAGAATCAGGGAGTTGCCGGGAGAAACCAAAAATCTAAGTCACTTAAAGTTGCTAGATCTGTCAAAATGCTTTGATCTTCAACGAATTCCACCTGGTCTCCTATCGAGTTTATCTCGACTAGAAGAGTTGTATATGGGAGAAGTCCTTATGGAATGGGAACCTACTGAAGGcaacagagagggagagggatCCAATGCAAGCCTTGCTGAACTAATGTCTTTCTCCCATCGTTTGATGGCTTTAGAAATTTGTATACAAAACCCCAAGTCATTCCCAAAAGACTTTCTCTTCAAAAATCATATGACAAGATTTCATATATTTACTGGTAATCTGATAAGTGGTGGGTTTTATAGGCCCCCACTTACTGATCAATTCCAATATCAGTCACAtgattatttgtttgaaaacaATTTGGTACTTTGGGGAATTGACATGCGTGAGATTCCAGAGAGTCCGATGCTTCATCAACTCTTACAGAAatctgaaattttagaattgagggaagtaaaaaatttaaaaaatattctgTATGAGTTAGACCAAAAGGGTTTTCAATGCTTGAAGGTTCTAAGTGTTCGTCATAGTAAGGATGTAGAATATGTAATTGATACCACATCAGATCAAACTCTACAATCTGCGTTGCCTATCCTGGAGTCACTGCAACTGTCTTATTTGAttgaattaaaagaaatatgtCATGGGCTATCAAAATGCAGTAGTTTGAAAAATGTCAGATCAGACTCACAGCTTGCTTTTTTTGGCAACCTCAAATCTCTTCGGCTATCGAAATGCAGCCGTTTGAAAAATGTCTTTACATTGTCCATAGCGAGAGGTTTGGTTAAACTCCAAGAGTTAGAGATAGAACGGTGTGATTGCATGGAAGAAATTTTTCCcaaggaaggagaagaagatgaaatgGCATTTGATAGGATCAAGTTTCCACAATTAACATCAATACGCATATACTGTCTACCAAAACTCATTGGTTTTTGTGCAGCTGGGGATCCTGCAGTTAAaatttctcataaatttttttcatccaAGACAATCCTGTGGTCACTGAATTTAGAAAATCTTAAATTAAATGAGGCTGATTCACTAAGAGTGATATTTGATCTTGAAGGACTAAAGGTCGACCATGACCACCAAAGATTGGCAGTACTTGCTCAATTGAAAACTTTAGGCTTATGGAGTTTATCTAAGTTGAGAGAAGTGTGGAACAACGTTCCACGAGGTGTTCAGGGTTTTCAAAACCTAACATCAATTATAGTAGATAGATGTCACTGTCTAAGTTACCTATTCCCATCTTCTGTTGCAAAACTACTTGTGGAACTTCAAAGCATTACGGTAGATGAGTGTGCTGCAATTGAAAACATCGTTCAAAGAGatggagaggaagaggaagCAGATATCATTGTGTTCCCTAAATTGACTTCCTTCGACTTAATAGGACTGCCAAGTCTAGTGAGTCTTTCTACTGGAGCTTATTCTTTTGCATGGCTATCCATGAAGAAGATCGATATGAAAAGTTGTCCCAAAGTGAAAACATTTGGTTCAGAAATTTGGAGCCTAAAAAAGCAGAAGAAAACCAATGGGGATCGAAGCACCACCAAAAAATCACAAAGAAGCTCCTCAGTGAACAAAGAG CGTACTTTGACTAAGCTGAAGGATCCAAGAGCTAGTGATATCGACAATCCCTCAAAGATACAGTCACTTTTTCCATCGCATATAATTGAGCGCTTAAAGAATCTAGAATCGATTGTATTGCAGGGTTGCCAGTTGCTGGAagttatatttcaatttgaagaACTAGATTTTGAGGAAAGTGAAGTAGCATCAGTTCTTGATCAGTTAAGAGAATTGAATCTATATAATTTACCAAACCTAATGCACATATGGAAGAAGGGTCCAGAAAGGATCAGAGGTTTTGGAAACTTGAGATTGTTAGTAGTATGGGAATGTAACAATCTGACATATTTGTTCTCACCATCCATAGCAAAATTGCTTGTGATGTTAGAGGAAATACAAGTTactaaatgtaaaaaaattgaagaaatccttATAAGAGctagggaagaagaaaaagaagaaaaaagtttgTTCCACAAAGTGAACTCAATCTTGCTCAGGGACTTACCAAATCTGAAGTGTTTTTGCAATGAAGCCAATGCTTTTGAGTGGCCATCCCTAAAGAAAATGATGGTAATTAGATGTCCCAATTTAAGGATGTTTGTTCCATCCAATCTAAAGACACCTGAGCTGGAAGGAGTATATGAAGACATCGAATTCAAAACAAGTCAGTGGAAGGGAGATCTTAATGCCACCATAGAGCACATATTCAAACGAAAG AGAATTGgaaagaagaagggaaagaaaTGGGAAGTGTAA